The genomic interval ACAATTTTCAAGGTCATATCAAAATTTTTTGATGTCATATCAGCACTACTTCAGCATTGCGGTGAAATATGATTGGAACCCAAAGAAATCAAAGTCAATGCATCATAACCAAACTTTGAAAACTTAGTAtaacaaaattcaaaataagaaAATTTAATGCACCAAAAAAATAATTCTCTCTTTATTTTAGATAACTACGATCCCATTCAATTATATTGAAAATCTTATAATAATCGAAATGGATTTCAGatatctcaaaaaaaaaagtgtgaTATGAAATCCAAGTTTCAAAGTTTCTCTAAAAATCAAAAGGAAAACTCAAACTCATACATCCTTCATTAATTGTGATAAACTTAAATCTAAAAATTCCGATCAAATACAATCCCATTTTCACCTACCTTTACCAATTATGCCCCATCATATATATTTACCATGATTTTCTTTTCCACGATTTGTATGAAAATGCCAaattctcacaaaatatgattatCCGTCGAGAAATCTCTCATAtatattttaagaattttatataaaatatccCACTCCTGCACACATAATAGAATTCAGCTCGTACACGAATTCTTCAATTTGAGATAATATAATATGAATTGTAGCTAGAATTTTATCGTGATTCTTGTTTTTTCAAAAACTatatatacaagatattataaagttttaaatatttttctccTCTTTCAAAAATCCAGTTTCATCAAAGAGATCAGTAGTGTGCAGGCATGGCAGGGATTAATGGTGGATCGTATGATAATCCTCGTCGAGTGAACTTTGATGCCCCTCGAAGCTTCGGGACTGTGCTCAAATCAAAGCTAAAGGAAACCTTTATCCCCGATGACCCTTTTCGCCAATTCAAGAACGAGCCATTGAAGAGacaaacaatcaagaaaatCCAATATTTCGTTCCCATTTTCGAATGGCTCCCCAAGTACAACTTTGGCTTGTTCAAGTACGATCTTCTCGCCGGTATCACCATCGCTAGCTTAGCGATCCCGCAAGGAATAAGCTGCGCCAATCTCGCCAAACTTCCTCCTGTTATTGGATTGTGTAAGTCTTCATGATCACATTGTCatctttcttgaaatttatttatgtaaatgtTATCCAGAAATCGATTTTAGATAGCTTTTTCCAaccaaatttttataaattaaagtaTCTTGGGGACTAAACATGTGTAAAATCCATAAATCGAGGGATCTTTTTAGGAATTATTAACCCAAAACTTTCAAACTCGTGCATGTCTTTTCTACTATAAAAAAAGAGTCCCAAAATGCTTAAATGATGAAATTTGAAACTTTTACATATAAACTGGATAAACTTacgatatttaattaattgttgtGATATCAAAACCTTAAATATATATGGAATATATGTGATTATCGATTGTAAGATAATATTATCCCGGAAATCAAATTTTACCATTAATTGACTTATATTAGGTAGTGAAAGAAACCAGGATTAATTGTCGGATATTAACAAGAGTATCAGAATCGATAAAGATTAAAGAACTAATTAAAATATTCTGATCATATGTTTACaaagataaaaataaatttctgcTCAATTATTTTACGATCCGATCAATCCTTATTACGTATTTGCTcagttaaatttatatatatatggcctGACTGATTTTCTAAattaatatgcatgcatggttTGAATAATTTTTGCTGATCATGCATGTACAGATTCGAGTTTCGTTCCACCTCTTATCTATGCCGTATTCGGGAGCTCGAAGCATCTAGCAGTCGGAACAGTGGCTGCATGTTCGTTGCTTATCGCCGAGACCATCGGAGAAAAAGAATCTCCGACTGATAATATACAATTGTACACAAGTTTAGTGTTCACGGCTACGCTTTTCTCTGGACTGTTTCAGACGGGTCTGGGCTTGTTAAGGTAACAATTAAGTCggaatatataaaattttaggAAAAATACATCAACAGTTCGATGGAATgatgaaaattttcaaatttgaaaaatacATAACTAAAACTGTGCAgataaacaaatatatatgaCCAAAATTGCAGTttttcctaaaatttaaaaGGTACCCCTAGGCCCTAACTGGCCGTTGGTACCCATATGGTGGTGAGTAATTCGATTTCTCTCGAAAAATGTCTCCGTTCGAGTTATGTGAATAGAGGAAACCGTACTTTTTGGTCTCTCTATTGTTTCGGGGTCACATCAGTTTGGTTAATCTTGTTTTCAATACGCGAAAAGACTTAAAACTTATAAATTTTAGACGTTTTTGTTTTGTTAAAAACTGACATTTGTATCTCATATTTCTAACGAAATCGAATAAATTACTTAAAGCCTAGctaaatatatattgtattgtAAATGCATGGATGCAGACTGGGTATATTGGTGGATTTTCTATCGCATTCAACAATTCTTGGGTTCATGGGAGGGACAGCCATACTCGTAATCTTCCAGCAGATGAAGGGATTGCTTGGATTGAAGCACTTTACCACTAAAACTGGCATAGTCTCTGTTGTTGAATCCATCTTCCACAACAGACACGAGGTTTGTTTAACAACTCGATCCTTAATTTAGTCTAATTCACCCCGAGTTCAAAATTTCAACCCGATACGTAGCATGTTTGGTGTCATATCGGTAATATCTTATGTCATGTCAGCACTACGACGAAAATTGGACGAAATCGTAAAGAAATCAACTTAATGTGttgatatcaaatttttttttacagtgGAAGTTGGAGTGCCTGGTTATTGGTGTGATTTTCCTCGTCTGTCTTCAAATCACCAGGTATGTGGTAGGTTGAATGTTAtattagttaattaaaatgtataTTTTCCTATACGagaatattatataaaatcttaaattagaatttaaatattattttataaaaaaaaattcataattttttttagaggTCGCAAACATTCCTTCAGACATAATTTGTGATTCTTGCAGAAGCAGAAGAAACCGAAGTTATTTTGGGTGTCAAGCTATAGGTCCGATGATAGTAGTGGTCATCGGTTGCCTTTACACCTACTTTTCTCATACGGAAAAACGTGGCATCCCGACTGTGAGTTGTCTGCTTAATtatctcttcttcttctttttttccaataattaaaaataaagtttgttATAATTAAATCTCGAACTCGAGATTTTATAGATCCTCTCGGTTCagttatttatttatcatgCACTGCAATAATCcccaaatttaatttaagaaatTAAAATGGCTTAATAAAATCATCGAAGTTACTGAATATGGAGACCAAATTTTTCGTGGAATTGGTTTATCCTCTACGTAATTTATTCAATTAGTGGTTGAAATAAACGTAAATATATGTCctaaaaatatttgtttatCGATTTTTTTTAGTTGGGGAGATATTGTTATAATTGAGTCTTAAATCTGATATTTAGTCTCAAATTTACGATCTTAGTATTATTAGATGAGCTGCATGTTATCGACGATATTTGTttattgaaataaaattaaatacgtgtcttaataatatttttttatcgatTTTAGTttattgaaataaaaataaatatgtgtCTCAACAatatttgtttattgatttttttttttagtcaGAGAAGATATTGTTACAATTGAGTCTCGAATTTAAGATTTCGTCTCAAATTTGCGATCTTGGTACCAAATGAACTACAAGTTATAGACATTATttgttttttgaaataaaagtaaatatgtgttttaataatatttgtttattgattttttttttttgggggagAGATTGTTATAAATGAGTCTCGAATAAGACATATCATCTTAAATTTGAGATATCGGTTTCAGATGAGCTACAATTCATCGTCAATATATGTTTATTGATTTAATGATTATTAATATGTGAAGGTGGGTCATCTAAAAAGAGGAGTAAATGAAATTCCCATTCAACGTTTGAACTTTAGCTCCGAGTATGTAATGGCGCCTCTCAAAGCTGGAATTATCACTGGTATGATAGCACTTGCGGTAAGTTCAATATTGCCATTAATTACacttcatatttaatttttctatttgTTCATGTGGCCGACCGGACACCGCGTTGCGTATATCataaatatgaaataattttaaaatatgtacGTAATAGAGCTCAAAATTAATCGATGAATTTTTGTCGTAAAATTTGGTAGATAAGTTCGATAATTCTTTGATGAAATAAAATGTGGAAAGCTGGAATAAGAGATTATAATCTTTAGGAGAAAATGTAGAGATAATTTTTGAGTTTCCTTCCCGAGGACCTTAAACGTAACCCATCGGACATGACTCGCCCAAATTCGATACCATCTATAAACGACGGTCGAACACCAAGCCCAGTCGCACCCCTGATGAACGAGCCCTGGTGCCCGGTCGAGCTCTGTCACCAGGGCAGCGATCGGCCGAGCACCAGCACAAGTGGCCGAGCGCTAGTGCTCGGCCGAGCACTGATGGGCGATCACTAGTGCTCGGGCAAGCCCTGGTGGCCGAGCACTAGTGCTCGGCCAACTCGCCCATCAGTGCTCGGCCCAGCCCTTGTGGCCGAGCCCTAGTGCTCGGCCGAGCACCTGTGGCCGAGCCCAGGTGCTCGGCCGAGTCCGGATAGTCGAATCACATGTGTCCGACCCCAATCAGCGATCGGAGTAGGGTTATGTCAAGCACAGATGCTTGTGACAGGAATCTCAAGCCCGAGCTTGTTTCTATCCTAAGAACTGTCACATGTCAAAAGCGTAAATAATCCTTAAATGGGCTATAATCTCGCCGTATGATTAGATGTAACGAGGAGTCCGACCCGGACTGGCAGTGATTGCGTgaataatctttaaatgtgcTAGAATCTCGCCACATGGTCAGAGGTGACGAGGAATCCGGCCCGGACTGAGCTCAACAAAGGATGATGAAACATGCTAATGCCCATCATCGGGATGTCTCATTTGAAGTCAATGATATGGTGTTTTTGAGCTTCGACCGCATGGACAAGAATTTGTGTGTAAAAAAATTGGCACCTCGATACATCGGCCTTTTCAAGATAGTTCAAAAAATTGGACCTTGCTTATAATCTACAGTTGCCTCCGGGGACTAGAATCCACCCTGTTTTTCATGCTTATTGTCTTAAGAAAGCAGTGGGAAATCTATCTCAGGAACAGAGTCTTCCAATGGGTCTGACACTGATCTAAGCTTGGATGAGCCATAACTAATTCTTATCAAACGAATCAAAAACAAAGGAAGAGAACCGCGACCTCAGGTCACTGATTTATCAGTACAGTTTCCTAGATTCAGCCTTGAGGACAAGGCACAAGGCTGGTCTTGGGGATGGAGGTATTGACCCAACAGTTGAAGGCCCGATTAGTGAGAATGAAAATCCATAATAAAAAATGTATACATTAGGAGAAAACGTACTTCGGTTAGTCGGGAAATAAAAAGGCGGGAAGGGGAAGTTGTAGGggttataatttttaaatgttgTTGTGTGAAACTAGCATTGCTATGGTTGGACTATCTTTGTATAAAGAAATCATCTCTTGGACTATTAATATTGTATTTCATCGTGTTTGTAATGCTCATCCCAGTTCCTATGAGTTTATATAAATATGCAAGGATTTTCTTCTGTTAAATTTGTGGCTAGAAACCAGCAAGCCTAACAGATAACCATAATTTACCTATTCCCATTGTCTCCAAGGCCATGTAGCCAAACAATAGTAGCCTGGTGTTTGCCTTTCGGTCTCACTACATATGTTCGTCCAAACTCAAATGTTCTCCTAAAAGCTCTACCAGCAGCAGCTGCATTGAATTAACTGTAAGCTTGCCAGATAGTGAAAACAATTACTCTCACGGACACCAAATCTAAGATAAATCCATTTCAGAAAAGCATTCCGATCTTGTACAAAGAGAAGATGCaaaacaaatattaaaaaaaaaacacattaaAGTTACAGGTTTATTCAGTTACTAAATGAAGCCAGAAAGTAAaagattcaagaaaattttcgtttttattAAGTTGAAGCCAGTAAAGTCAATCTCAGAACCAAAGAAATAACATGCATTTTCTTTTTtagttttttagaaaatacatATAAATTGTTTTCCTTGTCCTCTTTATACCCTGCTGAATGGTCAACCATTAAAAGATACAGTCAGGAGGGAAAATTTCCATCTCAAGGATTCCAAACTAGAAAGAATCATAACAATGTAAAGTTTCATAAGATGAGAAACGTTATGGGAACAAAAAAGGAAAACATGAATAGACACATAAAAGCAGGTATTTTGCACATTACCATCCTGAATTATTTGATTGCACCACTTAACTGCCAAACTGTTTCAGTTTGTTTGGTTATGAACTAGGTATTTGAGTATTTCTAGAAATTAATTCCTGGAAATGTTATTCAGATAATGAATTGAAAAATCTATGTATGCTTGATTATTGTTTTTGGAGGAATTTTTTTTCCTGCAGATGTCATATCAAAATTTGTTTGTTTATatcctcaaaaaaaaaaaattgactatctatttaattattcaataatAAGTGCATTTTTTTCTAACTAAGTTAGAATATgataaaaataaagaataatttTTGGTAAGTagtgaaaaaagaaaaaaaaatgatcgCATATGGGAATGTGAAAGTCGAATGAAAATATAGTTTCGACTAAAGAACTTGAAAAAAAATATCTAACAATTTCTGCGTAATTGGGTATATGCATTGATAATTGTATTTTCCCAAAACAATACAAAATAAAACCAAAAACACAATTAGTAGGTATCTTGTGACGGTCgaccctacccatatttacaataataagtaatacttttaatataaaaaataataatttttagtggtgatctaaataagaaatacgtatcacaaaattgatttgTGTAATCATCTCACAAAAGCTTTTGCGAAATACAATTTATTTTCCCCGAAATATCTTCCCGAAACTATACCCCTCCAAAATGGCAAAACAAACCAAAGGACCCCTAAGTGGTtggatataattaaaaaaaaataatcaattcATAGTTCCGGTGTATAGATTTTATttacatttgaatttatatatttGAACAGAAGTACTTAAAAAtagcaatttttttaaaattgtaaaCTTATTCGTGGATAAGTTTTAAACATTTCAAATAACTATCACAATCAGTTCTGTTAAGCTTTCATAAACAATAATACCTAAAGCTCGCGTTTTAGACCGAAAATTCTATGCGCAAACAGCCACAAAATTTCATATATACTCA from Primulina eburnea isolate SZY01 chromosome 17, ASM2296580v1, whole genome shotgun sequence carries:
- the LOC140818793 gene encoding LOW QUALITY PROTEIN: probable sulfate transporter 3.5 (The sequence of the model RefSeq protein was modified relative to this genomic sequence to represent the inferred CDS: deleted 1 base in 1 codon); translation: MAGINGGSYDNPRRVNFDAPRSFGTVLKSKLKETFIPDDPFRQFKNEPLKRQTIKKIQYFVPIFEWLPKYNFGLFKYDLLAGITIASLAIPQGISCANLAKLPPVIGLYSSFVPPLIYAVFGSSKHLAVGTVAACSLLIAETIGEKESPTDNIQLYTSLVFTATLFSGLFQTGLGLLRLGILVDFLSHSTILGFMGGTAILVIFQQMKGLLGLKHFTTKTGIVSVVESIFHNRHEWKLECLVIGVIFLVCLQITRYVKQKKPKLFWVSAIGPMIVVVIGCLYTYFSHTEKRGIPTVGHLKRGVNEIPIQRLNFSSEYVMAPLKAGIITGMIALAEGIAIGRSFAIARNEQIDGNKEMIAYGLMNVIGSCISCYLTTGPFSKTAVNFNVGCKTQMANVVQSICMLLVLLLLAPLFSYTPQLALSAIIISAMLGLIEYEKYYHLYKTDKFDFVICMSAFLGVPFISMDMGLVISVGLSLVRALLYIARPTTCKLVNIPDSNLYRDIEQYPHGSTIPGVLAMQIGSPLYFANANYMKERIMRWVRDEFNLTKSSQNDIEYILLDFGGVTSIDHTGVEALVEVRKSLEVKGIKMILINPRLDVMEKLTVAHFIDKIGKDSVFLSIDDAIGTLRFSLKTSKGVGNESNLENV